Proteins found in one Oscillatoria nigro-viridis PCC 7112 genomic segment:
- a CDS encoding siphovirus Gp157 family protein produces MNLATATLAQSSITAAQVWHQLESAESSEEIDQLLQSLWQTQETQELAVDAHADLADQIDAEIAGITARMQYLIELHSRALNKLQGWRERLDKTVLYFNECGVLTSEVIGKHRRITVKENPPTCEVLIDPSQLPEPYRRVETTIVISADKKAISDAWKQGMSVDGTRVFRKRKVVYSLLPGNNLHSLQANQTLESRSSDKTPSKKRR; encoded by the coding sequence ATGAATTTAGCCACAGCGACGCTTGCTCAAAGTTCAATAACTGCGGCTCAAGTTTGGCATCAACTAGAATCTGCAGAAAGCTCAGAAGAAATCGACCAACTGCTGCAATCCCTTTGGCAAACCCAAGAAACCCAGGAACTCGCTGTTGATGCCCATGCCGACTTAGCCGACCAAATTGATGCCGAAATTGCAGGAATTACAGCGCGAATGCAGTATTTGATAGAACTGCATTCAAGAGCTCTCAACAAACTCCAGGGGTGGAGAGAGCGCTTAGACAAAACCGTTCTCTACTTCAACGAGTGCGGCGTGTTAACTTCCGAAGTTATTGGCAAACACCGCCGCATTACTGTCAAGGAAAATCCGCCTACCTGCGAAGTTTTGATTGACCCATCTCAACTGCCAGAACCCTATCGCCGAGTCGAAACAACAATCGTAATTTCTGCCGACAAAAAGGCGATTTCAGACGCTTGGAAACAAGGAATGTCTGTAGATGGCACTAGGGTTTTTCGCAAGCGCAAAGTGGTTTACAGCTTGCTTCCCGGTAACAATTTGCACTCTCTTCAAGCCAACCAGACGCTTGAGAGTCGTTCTTCGGATAAAACGCCGTCCAAAAAACGGCGTTAG